The following DNA comes from Mucilaginibacter jinjuensis.
AATGTAAAATGCTGCTGCATTTTCCTCTGTTGTTAATGCATTAATTATTATTAGCTTGGTAAATATTAACCAAACCTATCGCATGAAGAAGTATTTTAAATTTTGGGGCAGCCTTTTCCTGATTGCTTTCTTACAAAGTGTTTCATTTTCGCAAAGTATTCATTTTGTTAATCAGTCTAATCGTAATGTTTATATAAACAAAGTAACCATTCTCGGGGAAGGATCTTTTCCATATACTATTGAACCAAACAACAACATCCAGTCCATTCCATTACAAACTCGCGATGCGGCAGTTTATAATGTATATATGGAGAATAAGTCTGGCGGCTCGGGTACCAATGAAGGCAAGTATTACCTGCTACAGGACAATGATACCATTATACTAAATAATGTAAAAGGTGTTTTGCAGTTGAGTTGTCAAAATAATCTAAAGAGAACCAATGAACTGAGAATAGCGGATGATTTGATGGCCGGCACACCGGTTAAGCCTTTTTATACATTGAATTTGAAAAATATTTTAGCGCTTGAAGGAAAGAATATCTCACTAAAAAGACGTGACTATTTAATAGATAGTATGTCGGTACCAATTATTAGATATATAAATAAATATAGCCTTGAAAAGCATGTTGATCCTTCTGTAAGCAAGCTCTACCTATACAATTTTATGGGCATGCGTTATAGATTTAAGCTGTCTTTTGTATCGTCGACATCGCCTGCTAACAAAATAAAACTGGACGCTTTTTATAGAGATTCTGTGAAAAAGTGGTCTGAAGAGTTTGATTGTTTAAACTGTTCAAATATACCCTTGTATAACTCTGCCGCTAAAAAAGTTTTTGATCTTTTGTACCAGGATCTTTCCCCGGCAGAACATCTGAAAGCGATTGCCGGAAATACAAAAGAGAGTACTAAAGACTTTTTATTGTCGGCCTATATTTCTGATCAGCTTGATAGCAATGCAAAAAATATATCCGATTTGATGTCGCTTTATAATGAGTTATGTACAAATCCTATTTACAGAAAAAATGTGGCTGATAACTACTCATTAAAATCTGCAAAGCAATCATTGAGTAAAGGAACGGCTATGTTAATGAGTAGTGATAAAACGCAAATAGCATTTGATGATTTGATACGGAAATATAAAGGGCAAATAATCTATATCGATTTTTGGGCAAGCTGGTGCCACCCTTGTTTAGAAGAAATGCCGTTTTCGGTAAAACTTCGTAACCGTTTAAAAACTGATAGTAAAATACAAATGGTTTATATCTCTATAGATAAGGATTTTGGTAGTTGGTACAGAATGGATAACGAAAAGAACCTTGGCGGGCCTAATAGTTTTATATTAATGGATGCCGGTAAAGATGCTTTATCAAAAAAGCTTAACCTCATTAGTATACCAAGATATATCATTATTGGTAAAGATGGAGAGTTTATAAATATTGATGCCATCCGGCCATCTGATGCTAATATTTATGGATTATTAGCCCGGTTGGCCAGTAAGTAAATGCTATCCTCCAACTGCCTGCCGGCGTGGGCATCCTCAATTAAAACTAAGCGTTTTTATGCACATAGTGCAACACCTTTCTAAATAATTCATCAGGTAAAAAAGGTTTGGCTATCATGTCGGTAATGCCGGCCAGCTTTACCTGGTCTTCAATTTCATTGAGCAGGTTGGCTGTGAGGGCAATTATGGGTAGGGTAACACCATTTAAACGCATCTTGCGGGTGGCTTCGTAACCATCCATTATGGGCATGTGTAAATCCATTAAAATAAGCTGGTGTTTGGCGGTATCCAGTTTTTCTAAAGCTTCAACACCGTTTTGGGCCACATCAGCACGTGCTCCCCAGCGTTCTAAGAATTTTTGCGCAACAAGCACGTTAATGGGGTTATCTTCAACCAGTAAAATAGATACACCGGTAAATGGCTTGTCTTCCTGCTTTGGCAAATTGTCTTCGTGTTGTTGTTGTTCTACAGTTTTGATGCTTTTTTCAAAACTCTGAATGAAATAGAAGGTGGAGCCTTTGCCGGGTTTGCTGCTTACCTGTAATGATGTATGTTGTAACTGAAGGATCTTTTTACAAATAGCCAGTCCCAAGCCGGTACCCCCAAAGCCTCTCGATGTTGATGAATCGGCCTGGGTAAAACGGTCGAAAATGATCTTGATTTTTTCGGGCGATATACCGATGCCGCTATCCGTAACCCGGATAAGCAGGGTGATCATTTTATCGGTCTGTCCCTGCACTTCTACACCAATTTCTACAAAACCTTTGGGCGTAAACTTAATAGCATTATGCGCCAGGTTTGAAATTACCTGAAACAGGCGGGTTGGGTCGCCCAGTACTTTATTCTGTAGGTCACGGTCCAGGTTTAGTTTCAGGTCGATGCCTTTATCCTGAGCCGGTGTTTGCAAGCCGCTTACAATATTGCGGATAATGGCGGCAATATCCATCTCGATGTGCTCGAACACAATTTTGCCTGCCTCGATCTTATTATAATCTAAAATATCATTCACAATGGCCAGCAGGTTATTAGCCGAAAACAGCATCACATCAATCTGCTCAATCTGGTCGGGCCGGGGATTGTTTTTTAACAGCAAATGGCTCATTCCGATAACCGAGTTCAATGGCGTGCGAATCTCGTGACTCATTGTGCTCAAAAATTCGCTTTTGGCTTTAAGGCCCTGTTCGGCTTGCTCGCGTGCCTTTTTAAGTACAAATGAAACCCGGTGCGATAATACCAGCGATTGTAAAAAGAAGAAACTGATATAACACAAAAAACTAATGAACTGTAATTGTGGTATAAAACCCCAGTAGTGGAACAAGGATATGGCAAACACAATCATCAAAGCAAAAGCGCTTAATACTGCATAGGTAGCGCCCGGCCTTTTCCTTTTATAAGCCACCATGTATACACCGGGTACATACACGAGGCAGAAAAGCATCACCACTAAAAACGGGTTGATTAGCTGTGTGAAATAAATAGGGGGCAAGCATATTGCAGCCGCAGCAAACGCGAAACAAATACCGCTTAAGGTGTACAGTAGTTTAATGTTAACATCTTTAGGATATAAATACCGGGTGTAAAGGCCAAACAAACAAATGCCTATAAATAAACTCGTATACTCCAGCCGGGTTGTTATATACCAGTTAATGTTGGGCAGCAAAGTGTGCAGTACATAGTTATCAGAACCGATAATGCGGTAGGCGTATACAATCGAATATAAAGAGAAGAGCAGGATAGCTTTATCCCGGTTGCCACGTAGGTAAAGGCCCATAAAGAAGATACCGCCCATTACCAAACAGCCGGTAAGCATCAAATCTATGGCTTCGGCACGCCGCCTGTCGAGTTCTACCAGGGTTTTAGTACCTATAGTCAACGGTTTCTTAATGCCGGCCTGGCTATGTACAAAGTTGGCAATCTGCAGGTTTATTTTTAAGGTATCTGTTTCGGGTGCTATATCAACTGCCCGGTACTGCCAGTAAGCGGTAAAACCATCTGCACTGGTGCTCACCTGTCCGTTTTCTGCTACCTGCTTGCCATTAAAAAAGAGTTTGTAAGCGCAATAGGTATCGGGCATGGCAATGCGTAGAATCTCGGTACGTTTAGGGAGCAGTACCGTAAGCCGGTAAGTAGCATAACCAAAGGCAGGCAATGCTTTACCATTAAGCACCTTGCCATCCCATTTAAATGGAAAGTTTACGATGGTGCCATTTTTAACAACAGAATCCTGCGGACTAAGTAATTGGTGCCAGTAGAATTTCCATTGACCATTAAGTGGAAGCTGATTGCTAAAAGTTTGACCGCGCAGATCCAGTATACCGTTAACGGCAGAGGGGTTGGCAGAGCTAATCGGAGTAAGGCCATAGGCAAAACTGCAATACATTAATAATAATGCGGTATAGATAAGCTTAGCGATGTTCATTGGGTCTGTACAAACTTAATTATTAGGAAACTGAATTGCATAATAATAAGTGTCAACTTGTTAAATAATTTTTTTGATGAAATGGCATTCTTATTCTATATAGTTTTAAAGTTTATAAGTTGGCATAGTGCTGTTTAATGGTTCTTGACTAAAAATGCGCTTTTGGGGAAGCTATTTGCAGCCTTTTGGCAGATTTTTTCAAGTCTTTTTGTCATGAATGTTGTTTGTTGTCAGTATGGTGACAAATTGGCGTAAAATATTTTACAAAAACTTAACGCCATATTTTACACGCTTAAAAACTGATAAACGAAATAAAAAGCCGTTTAATATGCATGCATACTAATGTGTGATATATTATAATAAATGTACTGGTTTTCTAATTTTTTACTTTTGGGTGAAAAGAGCTTTATGGCAGGATGTTTTCACCCCATTGTTTCAATTTTTTCTGATAATGGACAAATTTTTCCCAATAATGAGTGCTTTTAACGCATGTTAATCTAAAATCTAACTGATTATTTGATGATTGCAGTTTTTTTGAAGTTCTTCTACGGATTTAATAATTTCAAAAAATTGGATTTTTAACTTCTGAACCCTTCCAAATCCCCCGGATGTTTTATGGCATGTTTATAGTGCCGGCATGTGCATAAGAATATGATCTTATTTGATGTGTAACCTGTTGAATTACAGTATTTATATGGAGAGTAAAGATTGTCTTCTAAAAGAGTTTAGCGTTAATAGTTTAATTTAAATCAAAATCATCATGTCAGTAGTATTAGGCGTTGCAGTATTAATAGCTGCTATCTTAGCACCAGTGTTTTTTGCTCCAAAAGCAAAAGCGTAAGCTGTTATTACCGCAGGTAATAAAATACAAGAGGGTTGCCCAATAAGGCAGCCCTCTTTTTGTTCACAACAAAATTGTTAGAATCTCCAGCTTCGGTAAGTGCTTAAAATTTTGTTACTTAAGTAAATATTTATCCCTAAGTAATATGCAAAGAAGAAGTTTTCTGAAAAAAGGCTCCTTAGCCGGTTTAGCCATCAGTTCATTAACAAGTTTATCTTATGCAGGTACGCCGAAACATCACTTCGGCGATAACAACAACATTAACGATACATTTGAACTGAGCGAAGCTACCATTGCCGACTTGCAGCATAAAATGCAAACCAAACAGCTAAGCTCCCGTGCCATTACAGAACTTTATTTAAAGCGTATTGCCGACATCGATAAAGCCGGGCCACACTTAAATGCCGTTATCGAACTTAATAAAGATGCCCTAAGCATTGCCGATGCCATGGATAAAGAACGTGCCGCCGGTAAGCTGCGCGGCCCCATGCATGGCATCCCGGTTTTAATAAAGGATAATATTAACACCGGTGATAAAATGCATACTACCGCAGGCGCTTTAGCCCTGGGCGATAACTTTGCCAAAGAAGACGCTTTTATTATTAAACAGCTGCGCGCTGCGGGTGCGGTAATATTAGGTAAAACCAATTTGAGCGAATGGGCTAATTTCCGTTCGTCGCGCTCTACCAGCGGGTGGAGCAGCAGGGGTGGGCAAACTAAGAACCCATATATTCTTGACCGTAACCCAAGCGGATCAAGTGCGGGTACAGGGGCGGCGGTTGCGGCCAGTCTGTGCGTGGTAGGCATAGGGACAGAAACTAATGGATCTGTGGTATCGCCATCTTCTGTTAATGGGTTAGTGGGTATTAAGCCAACAGTTGGTTTATTGAGCAGGAGTGGTATTATCCCCATTTCAAAAACGCAGGACACTGCCGGGCCAATGGCACGCACGGTAAAAGATGCTGCCATATTATTAGGCGCACTTGCCGGTGTTGATGAGCAGGATAGTTATACCTTACCAAGCAAAGGCAAAATAGAAAAAGATTATACCACCTTTTTAGATGCCGATGGCTTAAAGGGTAAACGGCTTGGGGTTGAAAAATCGGCCTTGCAAGGTAACCCGGCTATGGTTGCTTTGCTGAAAGAAGCTATAGTAACCTTACGTAGTAAAGGGGCTACCATTATTGAGATCGAATTATATAAAGAACTTAAAGTGATAGGCAATGCCTCGTATACCGTGTTACTATACGAGTTTAAAGACGGTGTTAACCAATACCTCAGTAAGGCAAATTCTAAAATGAAAACGCTTGAAGATGTGATTGCCTACAATAAAGAGAACGAGGCGAAAGCCATGCCTTACTTTAAACAAGACGAGCTGGAACTTGCCCAAACCAAGGGCGACCTCAATACGCCGGAATACCTTGAAGCACTGAAAAAATCAAACGGCCAATCGCGTACCATCATCGATAAGATAATCCAGGATAACCAGTTGGATGCCATTATAGGGCCAACTAATGGTTTTGCTATCTGTATCGATCTGGTAAACGGCGATTCTGGTAATGGATTTTCATTTTCATCACCGGCTGCAATGGCGGGTTATCCGCACATTACATTGCCCATGGGCAGTTACTGCGGACTGCCGATTGGAATCTCATTTTTTAGCACTGCATACAACGAAGGCCCGTTATTAAAAATGGCTTATGCCTATGAACAAGCCAGTAAAAAACGGATTGCACCGGAGTTTAAAGCGCCATTAGTGGGATAATAGAGATATTATTTGTGTAATTGATGTGGATGTTTTAAAGAGTTCTGTTTTTAAGACTTTGAATAATATATTCTTGAGTTTCTGTAGATAATAAGTTTAGATCTGATAAGTCGATCAATTTTTCAATTATCTGAATAATTATAGTGTCAAGATATATGGAACCGCTAAGTCTATCATATCTAAAGGCAATACGTTTGTCGAATTGCCTTACTTCGCCATAAAGTTCGGCGTAATGTATTTGATCTTCATCTTTTGACTCTCGCCATTTTTGCATAATGATATCAAAATGTTGCATGCCACGTTGAAATTCAGCATGCATACCTTTTGCAATAATTTCACGAGCGGCTTTTTTATCTTTTTTGCTCAAATCCATATTTAAAAATAAACAACTTCTTATTCTATGATCTTATTTATCTCAACAATATTCCCCCTGAGATGTTCATCTTTTGATACCCCGTTTATTAATCAAATTAACATGAACGCTATCAATAATCAACAGCAGAAAACACGGTTGAGATATTTACTCGTTGCTCCGTTAATGCTTGTATTTGCAGTGGTCTCCGCTCAGGTTCCGCCTCCGCCGCCACCTGCACCACCGCCACCGGGCGAGGTATTAAATAGTATCAATCCGTTTAAGAGCAGCAAACAAAAGAGTTCTTCTAAAAAGAAGTCTACTAAAAAAAGTAGCTCTAAATCATCGGTGCCGCCCCCGCCGCCCGATCCTTTGCATGTAACTAAGAAATTACCACCGCCACCACCGCCAAAACCGCCGGTGCAGTAATGGCATAAAAGAAGCCTCTCAATCTGAGGGGCTTTTAAAAAAAAAAGATATTTATTTTAATATTGTAAGTATCGCATACTAAAACATCTTTTATGAATACTAAAAACAACCTGAAGAAAAAGGCTTGGGCGAAGTATCTGTTAATTCTCCCTGTTACCGTAGCTGTTACTGTGGGCGCGCATGGGCAAACCCCGCCGCCACCTCCTCAGCCGCCACCCTCGCCTGTAGAGGTTTTTAATAAGATCAATCCTTTTAAGAAAAAGAAAAAAGCTGATACAACGGTCACGAAACCCAAGCCAGCAGATACAACAGCGAAGAAAGCTCCGGCCGGGCCGCCTCCGCCACCCGCACCGCCAAATCCTTTAGATCTGTTTAAGAAAAAGAAAACCGGTACTAAAGCTGTTGCTTAATATTAAAGGGGTAGTGTAATAACTACCCCTGTTTCTATTTGCTCGTTTTTTGATCCGGGAACATTTTTTGAAACTCTTCTTTGGGAGTGAAATAGGTTAGGTGATATAATACAGATTCCTGGTAATGGTGGTTAAAGCTTTTTATATTTAATGCATTTATTTTATCGCTTTCTTTCCATGAGTTACTGTATGGAATAACACACGTAAATACGGGTACAGGATTAAGGCTTGTGCCGTAATTACTATTTTGTAATTCTTGTTTATTTACCATGCATTTTATGGTGTCATTTTTGGCAATATCTAAAATGTCTTTAAATGAGGTAAAGTCAGTATAGTTGAACATTTTTATTGCAAAATATTTTTTGTAACCCGAATCATAAAAGGTGTAATTGTTGCAAATTTTATACGGCGCAAATGGAGCTCCCTTATACATGAAGTTTTCTTTGTAATAACTCTCGCTGTGTTGATAGCTTTTAAAAGGAAAATTTAGCTCCGACGAGTTTTCAATATATTCTTTTAATTGGGAGTTAGTTACTTTATTAATACTATGGTTCTCAATATAATTGCCCAAAACAGGCAGTAGTAGCTTACCCAAGATCATCCCCAAGGCAGCCATTATTCCTATTGTCCATTGTCTGCTCATTTTTGCTCAGGGAACATCTTTTGAAACTCTTCTTTGGGAGTGAAATAGGTTAAATTATCAAAAACAGCATTTTTGTACTCTGATTTAAACTTTTTGTAATCTCTTATAGCATTTACATCAGTGCTTTTCCAAGCATCTTTTATGTTTATATCACATCGTAAAATAGGTATTGGGTTTTGGGCCGAACCATAGTCTGGGTTACCTAATTGTTGCTCATTTATGAAGCATGTGAAGAGGGAATTTTTAAGATCATCTAAAAGTCCGTCTAAAGCATAGGTGTCAAACATTTGAATGGAATAGTATTTTTTATGTGAGGGGTCATAAAATGCATAATATGAGCGCATCAGATGCTTGGTATGCATAACGTTACTATATGTTGAATATCCGGATTTATAAGAATCGTATTTTAATTGTATAGGTTTTGACTGATTTATATATTCTTGTACTTGCGTCGTACTAACCTTATTGGCGCTCATATTTGCTGTGAGATTTCCTATTATAGGATAAAGTATTTTAGCAAGTATCATACCCGCCAATACACAGAAACCAATCCAATATTGTTTACTCATTTTTGATCTGGGAACATCTTTTGAAATTCTTCTTTGGGAGTGAAATAGGTCAAGTAGTTAAATATGGACTTTTTATAGTCATCATTATACTGGATCACTCGTTCTGCATCTCGTTTATCGTATTGATCCCATTTGCTATTAGGAGGGATAATACATTTAAAAACTAAGACGGGATTTTCTTTTGTACCATAATAGGGATCAGAGAGTTGTTTCTTGTTAACCGTGCATTGTATTAAGGCGTTTTTTGCAATATCTAAAGTTGAGCGTAGAGGCCCAAAAATGGTTGTCATTTGGATTGACATATATTTTTTGTCCTCTGGATCGTAGAATATGTAGTTATGACTTGCGATGTCGTCTGTTAAAAAGTGACTAAATCTAACCTCTCTAAAACTAT
Coding sequences within:
- a CDS encoding TlpA family protein disulfide reductase, with translation MKKYFKFWGSLFLIAFLQSVSFSQSIHFVNQSNRNVYINKVTILGEGSFPYTIEPNNNIQSIPLQTRDAAVYNVYMENKSGGSGTNEGKYYLLQDNDTIILNNVKGVLQLSCQNNLKRTNELRIADDLMAGTPVKPFYTLNLKNILALEGKNISLKRRDYLIDSMSVPIIRYINKYSLEKHVDPSVSKLYLYNFMGMRYRFKLSFVSSTSPANKIKLDAFYRDSVKKWSEEFDCLNCSNIPLYNSAAKKVFDLLYQDLSPAEHLKAIAGNTKESTKDFLLSAYISDQLDSNAKNISDLMSLYNELCTNPIYRKNVADNYSLKSAKQSLSKGTAMLMSSDKTQIAFDDLIRKYKGQIIYIDFWASWCHPCLEEMPFSVKLRNRLKTDSKIQMVYISIDKDFGSWYRMDNEKNLGGPNSFILMDAGKDALSKKLNLISIPRYIIIGKDGEFINIDAIRPSDANIYGLLARLASK
- a CDS encoding ATP-binding protein; amino-acid sequence: MNIAKLIYTALLLMYCSFAYGLTPISSANPSAVNGILDLRGQTFSNQLPLNGQWKFYWHQLLSPQDSVVKNGTIVNFPFKWDGKVLNGKALPAFGYATYRLTVLLPKRTEILRIAMPDTYCAYKLFFNGKQVAENGQVSTSADGFTAYWQYRAVDIAPETDTLKINLQIANFVHSQAGIKKPLTIGTKTLVELDRRRAEAIDLMLTGCLVMGGIFFMGLYLRGNRDKAILLFSLYSIVYAYRIIGSDNYVLHTLLPNINWYITTRLEYTSLFIGICLFGLYTRYLYPKDVNIKLLYTLSGICFAFAAAAICLPPIYFTQLINPFLVVMLFCLVYVPGVYMVAYKRKRPGATYAVLSAFALMIVFAISLFHYWGFIPQLQFISFLCYISFFFLQSLVLSHRVSFVLKKAREQAEQGLKAKSEFLSTMSHEIRTPLNSVIGMSHLLLKNNPRPDQIEQIDVMLFSANNLLAIVNDILDYNKIEAGKIVFEHIEMDIAAIIRNIVSGLQTPAQDKGIDLKLNLDRDLQNKVLGDPTRLFQVISNLAHNAIKFTPKGFVEIGVEVQGQTDKMITLLIRVTDSGIGISPEKIKIIFDRFTQADSSTSRGFGGTGLGLAICKKILQLQHTSLQVSSKPGKGSTFYFIQSFEKSIKTVEQQQHEDNLPKQEDKPFTGVSILLVEDNPINVLVAQKFLERWGARADVAQNGVEALEKLDTAKHQLILMDLHMPIMDGYEATRKMRLNGVTLPIIALTANLLNEIEDQVKLAGITDMIAKPFLPDELFRKVLHYVHKNA
- a CDS encoding amidase; this translates as MQRRSFLKKGSLAGLAISSLTSLSYAGTPKHHFGDNNNINDTFELSEATIADLQHKMQTKQLSSRAITELYLKRIADIDKAGPHLNAVIELNKDALSIADAMDKERAAGKLRGPMHGIPVLIKDNINTGDKMHTTAGALALGDNFAKEDAFIIKQLRAAGAVILGKTNLSEWANFRSSRSTSGWSSRGGQTKNPYILDRNPSGSSAGTGAAVAASLCVVGIGTETNGSVVSPSSVNGLVGIKPTVGLLSRSGIIPISKTQDTAGPMARTVKDAAILLGALAGVDEQDSYTLPSKGKIEKDYTTFLDADGLKGKRLGVEKSALQGNPAMVALLKEAIVTLRSKGATIIEIELYKELKVIGNASYTVLLYEFKDGVNQYLSKANSKMKTLEDVIAYNKENEAKAMPYFKQDELELAQTKGDLNTPEYLEALKKSNGQSRTIIDKIIQDNQLDAIIGPTNGFAICIDLVNGDSGNGFSFSSPAAMAGYPHITLPMGSYCGLPIGISFFSTAYNEGPLLKMAYAYEQASKKRIAPEFKAPLVG